Proteins from one Amycolatopsis benzoatilytica AK 16/65 genomic window:
- a CDS encoding MlaE family ABC transporter permease, with protein sequence MTTHAAAPPRPKGRERRKAIRRSGLGSAVARPLEQAGEMVRLMGDVLYSAIRHPFGYWGEVREQMFQTLKLCWLPMIISTTAFGLGAPGLQGGNIFSLFGIPERLGSFFIMASVREFAPWINAMVVAGVMGTAITADLGARRIREEIDAMEVLGVDPIRTLIVPRVIAMTLITGLMDLLALAFGVVGGYIAAVPILKANSSAFFGSFFDNATTTDIWASVLKTSIFGLIIGVVCCYKGLQTGGGPIGVGRAVNQAVVIAFAAIWIFNAVFTAIMLGLNPEMQIYK encoded by the coding sequence ATGACGACGCACGCAGCGGCACCGCCGAGGCCGAAAGGCCGGGAGCGGCGCAAGGCGATCCGGCGGTCCGGCCTGGGCTCCGCGGTCGCGCGTCCGCTGGAGCAGGCCGGCGAAATGGTGCGGCTGATGGGCGACGTGCTGTACTCCGCCATCCGGCACCCTTTTGGCTACTGGGGCGAAGTTCGCGAGCAGATGTTCCAGACGCTCAAGCTGTGCTGGCTCCCGATGATCATCTCGACCACGGCCTTCGGCCTCGGGGCTCCCGGGCTGCAGGGCGGGAACATCTTTTCCCTCTTCGGGATCCCCGAACGGCTTGGCTCGTTCTTCATCATGGCGAGCGTCCGCGAGTTCGCGCCCTGGATCAACGCGATGGTCGTGGCCGGCGTGATGGGCACGGCGATCACCGCGGACCTCGGAGCCCGCCGGATCCGGGAAGAGATCGACGCGATGGAGGTCCTGGGCGTCGATCCGATCCGGACGCTCATCGTGCCGCGGGTGATCGCGATGACGTTGATCACCGGGCTGATGGACCTGCTGGCACTGGCTTTCGGTGTGGTGGGCGGATACATCGCCGCCGTGCCGATCCTCAAGGCGAACAGCAGCGCGTTCTTCGGCAGCTTCTTCGACAACGCGACAACGACCGACATCTGGGCGAGCGTGCTCAAGACGTCGATCTTCGGGCTGATCATCGGCGTCGTCTGCTGCTACAAGGGCTTGCAGACCGGCGGCGGGCCGATCGGAGTGGGCCGGGCCGTCAACCAGGCCGTGGTGATCGCGTTCGCCGCGATCTGGATTTTCAACGCGGTCTTCACCGCGATCATGCTCGGTCTCAACCCCGAGATGCAGATCTACAAGTGA
- a CDS encoding TetR/AcrR family transcriptional regulator, with amino-acid sequence MSDADVRRRPGGRAARVRAAVLEATNQLLQDQGLTGLTVSEVARRAQVNETSIFRRWGTRENLIIDALLTDAAEQLPVPDSGTLRGDLIAYATALAKYLTSPAGNALDRTLASAGDDPATRRLRDQYWNARYAHSGQIAARAIQRGELPDTADPRFVLELLVAPLHFRIVLTREPLEPDLPARIVDALLHGLVTTTSS; translated from the coding sequence GTGAGTGATGCGGACGTCCGGCGTCGGCCTGGCGGACGGGCGGCGCGCGTGCGCGCCGCTGTCCTCGAAGCCACCAACCAGCTCCTGCAAGACCAGGGGCTGACCGGCCTGACGGTGTCCGAGGTGGCCCGGCGGGCGCAGGTGAATGAGACGTCGATCTTCCGACGGTGGGGCACCCGCGAGAACCTCATCATCGACGCTCTCCTCACCGATGCCGCCGAACAGCTTCCGGTGCCCGACAGCGGGACGTTGCGGGGCGATCTGATCGCCTACGCCACCGCGCTCGCCAAATACCTGACCTCGCCCGCTGGCAACGCCCTCGATCGAACGCTGGCCTCGGCCGGCGATGACCCGGCCACCCGGCGACTGCGCGACCAGTACTGGAACGCCCGCTACGCCCACTCCGGCCAGATCGCCGCGCGGGCGATCCAGCGGGGAGAGCTGCCGGACACCGCCGACCCCCGCTTCGTGCTCGAGCTGCTCGTCGCGCCACTGCACTTCAGAATCGTGCTCACCCGCGAGCCGCTCGAACCGGACCTGCCCGCCCGCATCGTCGACGCCCTGCTCCACGGACTCGTCACGACCACGTCATCCTGA
- a CDS encoding GH25 family lysozyme, with product MGSTIGADPGTTQRTAPRAATASGVTTPGMDVSHYQGAVDWGAAAGNGAKFAYMKATESTTYVDPQFTANYAGSANAGILRGAYHFGLPDTSSGAAQAQFFLSHGGGWVADGKTLPPVLDIEYNPYSTADWAGWCYNMTPAQISSWISDFTTTIHDRTNRWPVVYTTNGWWNHCTGNNPNFANDPLWIAGTVTMPASWTDYTFDQTSNSGTFPGDQDVFNGSGTDLQTLATGTEPDKIAEHYNALGGPASYLGSPTGDRYPAASGWAQDYQYGIIGYYPPSGAYAVHGAIWQHYQQLGGPSGVLGLPITDETGTPDGVGRYNHFSNGASIYSTASTGAQSIRGAIRQKWAALGWERGLGYPTTDESGTPDGIGRYNHFNGAQGASIYWTPATGAQSIHGAIRTKWASLGWERGLGYPTTDESGTPDGIGRYNHFNGAQGASIYWTPATGAQSIHGAIRTKWASLGWERSGLAYPTSDEFAVTGGRRNTFQHGTITWFSADSTTQVAYS from the coding sequence ATGGGGTCCACGATCGGCGCGGATCCGGGCACCACGCAGAGAACCGCGCCGCGGGCAGCCACGGCCTCGGGCGTGACCACGCCGGGCATGGACGTCTCCCATTATCAGGGCGCAGTGGACTGGGGCGCGGCGGCCGGCAACGGCGCGAAGTTCGCGTATATGAAGGCCACCGAAAGCACGACCTACGTGGACCCGCAGTTCACCGCCAACTACGCCGGCTCCGCGAACGCCGGAATCCTGCGCGGTGCCTACCACTTCGGGCTGCCCGACACCTCCTCCGGCGCCGCGCAGGCACAGTTCTTCCTCAGCCACGGCGGCGGCTGGGTCGCCGACGGCAAAACCCTGCCGCCCGTGCTGGACATCGAGTACAACCCCTACAGCACCGCGGACTGGGCGGGCTGGTGCTACAACATGACCCCGGCCCAAATCTCGTCGTGGATCTCCGACTTCACCACCACGATCCACGATCGCACCAACCGGTGGCCGGTCGTCTACACCACCAACGGCTGGTGGAACCACTGCACCGGCAACAACCCCAACTTCGCCAACGATCCACTGTGGATCGCCGGCACCGTCACGATGCCGGCCAGCTGGACCGACTACACCTTCGACCAGACCTCGAACTCCGGCACGTTCCCGGGCGACCAGGACGTCTTCAACGGCAGCGGCACCGACCTGCAGACCTTGGCCACCGGCACCGAGCCGGACAAGATCGCCGAGCACTACAACGCACTCGGCGGCCCGGCGTCCTACCTCGGCAGCCCGACCGGCGACCGGTACCCGGCCGCGAGCGGATGGGCCCAGGACTACCAGTACGGCATCATCGGCTACTACCCGCCGAGCGGCGCCTACGCGGTGCACGGCGCGATCTGGCAGCACTACCAGCAGCTCGGCGGCCCCAGCGGCGTCCTCGGCCTGCCGATCACCGACGAGACCGGAACGCCCGACGGCGTCGGGCGGTACAACCACTTCTCCAACGGTGCGTCGATCTACTCCACCGCGTCGACCGGGGCGCAATCCATCCGCGGCGCCATCCGGCAGAAGTGGGCCGCGCTGGGCTGGGAACGCGGCTTGGGCTACCCCACCACCGACGAATCCGGCACCCCCGACGGCATCGGCCGCTACAACCACTTCAACGGAGCCCAAGGCGCCTCCATCTACTGGACCCCCGCCACCGGCGCCCAATCCATCCACGGCGCGATCCGCACGAAATGGGCGTCACTGGGCTGGGAACGCGGCCTGGGCTACCCCACCACCGACGAATCCGGCACCCCCGACGGCATCGGCCGCTACAACCACTTCAACGGAGCCCAAGGCGCCTCCATCTACTGGACCCCCGCCACCGGCGCCCAATCCATCCACGGCGCGATCCGCACGAAATGGGCGTCGCTCGGCTGGGAGCGAAGCGGCCTGGCCTACCCGACAAGCGATGAGTTCGCCGTCACCGGCGGCCGCCGCAACACCTTCCAGCACGGGACCATCACCTGGTTCAGCGCCGACTCCACCACCCAGGTCGCCTACAGCTGA
- a CDS encoding ABC transporter permease produces MTRAAQNGGVGEKKLPGAPKPADIEISFKGMATSVKSAVETGGDIARFSGRTIRALPDLRHYATEVFHQCGVLVLSSGLVIWLMQFVIGYECGLEGNYTLKQIGVPLYSGIFNAWCAIREMAPYMWGYIFAAKVGCGLVAEIGSMRISDEIDAMEVMGVKSRSYLVGSRIVAAWIAMPFLYVVGLGIMYIGEFLTTVKMLGGVSPGGYNFIFWLYQNPQDLFFSLCKVMAMGTAIIFVGCYYGYNASGGSVGVGRSTAKSMMLNMVLIHIIGVLGTQLFWGLAPNAPIAN; encoded by the coding sequence GTGACCCGAGCTGCGCAGAACGGCGGAGTCGGCGAAAAGAAGCTGCCCGGTGCGCCGAAGCCCGCGGACATCGAGATTTCGTTCAAAGGCATGGCGACTTCGGTCAAGTCCGCGGTCGAAACCGGCGGCGACATCGCAAGGTTTTCCGGCCGGACGATCCGTGCGTTGCCCGATCTTCGGCACTATGCCACCGAAGTTTTCCACCAGTGCGGCGTGCTCGTGCTGTCCAGCGGGCTCGTCATCTGGCTCATGCAATTCGTGATCGGGTACGAGTGCGGCCTCGAAGGCAACTACACGCTCAAGCAGATCGGCGTCCCTCTCTATTCCGGGATCTTCAACGCCTGGTGCGCGATCCGCGAGATGGCACCGTACATGTGGGGCTACATCTTCGCGGCGAAAGTCGGCTGCGGTCTGGTCGCCGAGATCGGCTCGATGCGCATCTCCGACGAGATCGACGCGATGGAGGTGATGGGCGTCAAGTCGAGGAGCTACCTGGTCGGCAGTCGCATCGTCGCGGCCTGGATCGCGATGCCGTTCCTCTACGTGGTGGGCCTCGGAATCATGTACATCGGGGAGTTCCTCACGACGGTGAAGATGCTCGGCGGGGTTTCCCCCGGTGGCTACAATTTCATTTTCTGGCTCTACCAGAATCCGCAGGACCTGTTCTTCTCCCTGTGCAAGGTGATGGCCATGGGAACGGCGATCATTTTCGTCGGATGTTATTACGGCTACAACGCCAGTGGTGGATCCGTCGGCGTGGGACGAAGTACGGCGAAGTCGATGATGCTGAACATGGTGCTGATACATATCATCGG